The nucleotide window AATTGTCCTTCAATCGTTCTCCGCGCAAACCATTCACCCCTTGCTCCTTAAGCGCGGCGATGAGGTCGTCACTGTCGATTTCCTGAATGGTCTGTTCGTTTCTCAGCGCCATTGCGGCTGCAGTCCCCGCTGCCTGGCCCATTGCAACACACTGAGGCATGCCGCGAACCGATGCAAATGCGACGGCATCAGCAGAAACAATCCTGCCTGCGAACATCAGATTTTCAATGTTTTTGGGAACAAGTGATCGAAACGGGATTGTGTAGTAGGCACCCTCTCCTACAACTGCGTCGTGGGTCATGGCGCCGTTTCCGCGCATGACGTCATCGACAGGATTGTCGCAGCAGACGACACCGTCCAAAAACTTGGTGGCGTTTGCAAGGTCGTCGCCTGTCACCCGATACTGACCTTCGAGCTTTCGCGTCTCGCGAACCCCGACCGTTGGGCCGAGATACATCAATCTTGCGCTTTCAAATCCAGGGACATCCTCTCTCAGGAATTGCGCGAGTTGACGACATCTGCGCCTGCCTTCAAGCGTGGCCCGGTTGACGGCACCGGCATCAGTTCCATCAACACCGCGGATAACAACGGAATTGCAAAAAACCGTGTCCGCGTGAAATCCCCGCATCAGATAGAGTTTTGCAAGATCCTCATGCAATCGTCCTTCTGCAATTCCCCTGGCCGCAAACCGTTCGAAATATGGATCGCCTTCGGCAAAAACGGCATCCTGATCGACACCAATCATCTGGAAAGTCAGCGTGACACCCATCATGTTGCCCTGCCTGTCGCCCAGTGCATATGGAACGCCCGCTTTAGCCGAAATGTCACCGTCCCCTGAACAATCGATGACGATGCCCGCAACAATCGTGTAACCGCCGTGCCGATTGAAGCACTCCACGGCAGCGATTTTTTGACTCACCATTCGCGGTGCTAAGGCGGTAGTGTTCAGGTGTACATCAACACCGGCTTCCTCGAGCATCTCGAACATGGTCAGCGTTGCGATATCGTGATCGTACTGAATTTCGTGGCCGAAGTTCTCAAGCGTGCAAGGCCGTTTTTCGGCAGCAGGTGGATCCATTTCAAACAGTCGATTGGCCAATTCCTCCATCAAGCCGCCAATACTCACGCCGCATGGATAGGCCGCGCCCCAGGGCATTCCGGGGCAGAAAGCCATCACGCCGCCAATCTTGTTGCTTGACTCAATCAGGCTGACAGAAAGGCCTTGCCTGCCGGCTGCAACCGCAGCCCCGAAACCAGCTGTTCCACCGCCAATGACGAGAACATCGGTCGAAAGATCTCCAGGACTTCTTGTGTCGCCCAAAGCCAATTCATTCAGCCTCATTGATCCAGGCGGGTCAGCATGTTGAGATCAGACAATCAATCAGGTCATTGTTTCTTAATTTGAAATTGTCGAACAATTGAACCTGCCGTTTTCGGACTAGGCGTCACCGGCAATCTTGTCGATGGAACCAGCCAACTTCAGATCGAGGCTACTCAAACCGCCAACATCATGCGTTGCCAGCGTTATCTCGACCGTGCGATAGACATTGGACCATTCCGGATGATGATTCATCTTTTCTGCAATCAGCGCTACCTGTGTCATGAACCCGAACGCCTCGGTGAAGTCCCGGAATCTGAAAGTCCTGGTGATTGCCTCGCGACCGTCACAAAGGTGCCAGCCCGGCAGGTCTTGAAGCCCGGCCGCCCGATCTTCAGGTTTCAATCGTTCAACCATTTGCCTCTCCTGCTCAGCCAACACTCAGTTGGCAGTCTACTCAAATGAAATGAAAGGGTGAAGGCGAACTCAAACAGGACCGGCATGTGCTGCGTTTCTGATAGAGCCATTTGCAATTCTGTGCACAAGTCCGCACGGTGGACAAATAGATATGGGAGGCGCCTGTTGGTCCAAAGTGTTCTTTTCGTTTGTCTTGGAAATATCTGCCGCTCGCCCCTTGCTGAGGGTGTGTTTCGGAGCCTTGTTTTCGATGCGGGGCGAAGTGGTGAATTTGAAATTGATTCCGCCGGAACGGGAGCGTGGCACATTGGTGACCCGCCGGACCCGCGATCAATCGAGATCGCCGCGAAATATGGCGTAGATATTTCCGGCCAAAAAGCGCGCCAGGTAGAAGATGCTGACTTCGACCGTTTTGACACAATTGTTGCCATGGATCGAAGCAACCTGACCAAACTGAACAGCTGGAGCAATGGTGGGACGGCCCATATCCGGCTGTTGCTCGACGATCCGGTGCAGGAAGTTCCCGACCCATATTGCGGCGGGTCAGACAGTTTTGAAAATGTTTATCGATTGATCAGGGCGGGTGGACAACGGCTTTTGGGCACATTGACGGAGCAGCACTCGTGACCGCATAAAATTCAGGCTCCCGGTCTCAGGGTTCATAAATCCGTCTCAGAAATTGCGCTATGGGTGATCGTCGAGATTGCACTCCATGGTTGGTTCATGAAAGTCTTCTGGTGGTCACTGGCCGCGATTTGCATTCTGTTCGGCCTGGCAACTGTCTGGTTGCCTGTACCAACGGGTGTTCCGCTGCTTGCGCTGGGGATGATCGTGATTGTCGGCACCAGCCGAAGCGCCGCCCGCATGCTGCGCAATCGAAGGCGAAAAACTCCTCAGATAAATGATGCAATCAGTTGGGTGGAGGACCGCTCGCCCCTGCGCTTTGCGCGCATTTTAAAGCGCACCAGACCGCGCAAGTGATGTGACTGTATTTTTCGGAAGACGCGTCTATCGGTCGGAGAAAATCCGAACAGCACCCCGCAAGGACCGACGCGATCGCACCAGCAGACGCCGAACAAGGCGTTGAAGCTTGCGGCCCTTTACAGTGAACCACTCGTCCAGACCCCTATCGGTGAAAAGGGGCGGTTCTTTTATGTAGAGCAAGTGGTAGACGATCAGGATCAGCAAGAACGTCAAGCCCCAGGAAATCAGGGTGTCGGAGAAAAAATGACCGCCAAATGCAACACGGTTCGCCGACAGGATGAGGCAAAGTGGCAGAACAAATGCGAGCACCGCCCTGCGCCAGCTCGCGGGAACCAGAAATGCGACCGAGACAAGCCAAATGCTTGCCGAGGCTTCTCCGGAAACAAAAGAACAGTTTTTGTCGCAGTAGTCGGTCATCTTCCAGACAGGTTGAAAGGGAAGATCTCCGCCAAACTCTTCAACTGAGCGCGGGCGTGGGCGTCCCCAATTGTCCTTCAGGATCGCGTTGACCAGGATGCCCGGTCCCAGGATCAATGTCGTTAAAAGAAAGACCGGCTTGCGCAGGGGCAGAATAGGTGGGCGTCCAGGCACTACCAGCTTGATCACCAGAATGAGCACGCAGACAACGGCAATGACCTTCACCAGGAAAGGTCCAAGATGCCTGACGTCCCGCAGGAAGGGCTCGTTTTGAGCCGCAAAACCGGCTTCGCCGAAAAAGAAGAGATTGCTGACCTTTAGATCAATGCCCGGGAATGCCAGAAAAAACAGAGAAACAACAACAACATATGCGCATACCAAAGCTATCGGGTGGGCAACGCACCAGTTACCGGCTTTTCGCAGTCCAGACTTCTGACTATGGTTGGGGTGGCTGTCTCGTTCCATGGCTGCTCTTTAGCGCATCCTGCAGGCCTGTCCAATCCTTCCTTGCCGGGAGGGTCGGCAAAGGTGTTTTTGGAGTTGAATATATTGCAAAGTGACGATCCGGCAGATCAAGATTCAAGCTCGAATATCGTCCCATTGAGGCAGGATCGCGAACCGGTTGTCGAATTCTGGTACGAATTCGCTTCGACCTATAGTTATCTCACAGCCATGCGCATCGAAGCGCTTGCCGCTGATTTCGGTGTCAGCGTCGCCTGGAGGCCTTTTTTGCTTGGGCCTATCTTCAAAAAACAAGGCTGGAATACATCCCCTTTCAACCTTCAGCCGGCAAAGGGCCGCTACATGTGGTGCGACATGGAGCGCCAGTGTGAGCGATACGGTTTGCCATTCCAGATGCCCAGTCCCTTTCCGCAAAATGGGCTTTTGGCGGCAAGGATCGCGTTTGCCGGCCGGGATCAGCCGTGGATCGGAGCATTTAGCCGGGCGGTCTATATTGCAGAATTCGGGCAAGGGTTGGAGATTGAGGACGAAGCCCTGATGGCCGATCTTCTCATTGAGGTTGGCGCACCGGCCAAGCAGGCACTGGCTGATGCGGTTTCGCCAGAAACGAAAATCGGACTGCGTGCTGCAGTGAGCGAAGCTGAGAAGCTTGGAATTTTCGGTGCCCCCAGTTTTGTTGCTCCGAACGGTGCCCTCTTTTGGGGCGATGATCGCCTTGAGCAGGCATTGGAAACCGTTAGGGCGAGCGCTTAAGAATTTGCGTGTTCAAGGGCTTTGTAAAGCAAGGCCGGGGACAGCGGTTTGGTCAAGACTTCCTGAAAACCTGCCTGTCGCAAGCGTTGATCGCCAATAGACTCGAGTGCAGCGGTGACTGCAATGAGCGGGAGCTCGCTGCCTTGTTCTAGGTTGCGCAGCTCTTCTGCCGTTTCGAGGCCACTCATGCCGGGCATGTGCAGATCCAGAAGTGCAGCGTCATATATTTCTTTTTGAACCAGCCCGATGGCCTGTTCACCGGAATGCGCGATGTCGCATGACATCCCGAAGGACTCAAGCAGAGCGGCTAGAAGCCTGCAATTGGTTTCGTTGTCGTCGACCACCAGGACGTGCAGCGTCATGCCGGGACGCGATGCAACGGGTTCCGTGCCAGATGAGGGTGCCGGATCCGTCAACCGTTCGATTGCATCTTGTGTTTCCAGCGGGATCTGCACTTCAAAGCAGCTTCCGCCACTTTTGGGCTGAGCCAGTCTGAGCCGTCCCTTCATTTCTCTCACGAGTTCTGCGGTACCCCAGAGTCCGAGACCGGTGCCGGGAGCAGAAGCCTTGCCATGACGGCCCCGAACAAAGGGCCTGAAGAGACGGTCTCTTTCGTCGGGATCTATCCCAGGTCCGGTGTCCGTAATTGAAAGACTGACCCAGTATTCGTCGTCGCCAAGCGAAGCTGAGGTTTCTTCCGGTGTCATGGCCGACAGTTCGACGATGATGCCTCCGGCGTCCGTGTATTTGACGGCGTTGTCCAGCAGCGATGTGAGCACTCGGCGGAGCGACCCACCTTTGCGGATCATTTTTCCCCTTACGTCTTCTTCACAGACAACATCAAGTGTCAGGCTTCTTGCCTCAGCAACCGGGCGAAAGAGATCGGTCACCTCAAGCATGATTTCGGAAATCCGATAGTGGGACGAAAGGGTTTCCTCAACCTGTTCCCCAGCATTCAGGAGATCGCCGGTGAGCTGCGTCAGGGCATCAATGGAGCGTATCAGGACCGACAGTTGCTCTGCCTGGGCAACGTCCAGAGACCCCTCACCGATCATTTCAGCCGTCAGCCGCATGGCCGCAAGCGGGGTTCTGAGATCGTGGGCCAGAAGCGCAATCTTCGCGCCATCTTCATCATGATTTGCCATGAAGCCCATGTCCTTCGCCAGTTTCACGCCAAAAGGGCTTGCCGAACCATCGGGGAAAAGCCAATCTGACTACATTCGTGCTTACCTTGCGGGCACATCGCTGTCCATCCGGTCCTTCAGGACCGGCTGTTTCGTCAACTGTTCTGCCACCAAACCCGGTTGAAAAGCGCTTTTGCGGCGCAGTGTTTCATGCTTGCTCAAAACTTTGCCATTGTTGCTCCGGTTTTCCTGCTCATCGGGATCGGTTATGCACTTGCCCGTTTCAAGGTTCTTGCTCAAACCGTCAGCGAGGCACTGGGTCAATTCGTCTACGTCGTTGCCATTCCCATCCTGATTTTCCGTACTTTGACAAATGCGGACTTGTCGGCAGGGTTTCCTTTTGAGCTTTGGGCCGCCTATTTCGTTGGTGTCGGTGTTGCCTGGGCGCTTGGAACCCTGGTTATTCGGAAGGGCTTCGGACGAGATGCCCGCGCCGGAGCGATTGGCGGAATATCCGCTGCATTTGCCAATACCGTTCTTGTCGGGTTGCCTCTGGTGGCAGCTGTTTACGGCGACGAGGGCCTGGTGCCTCTTCTTTTGGTGATTTCGGTTCACTTGGCAATCATGACGGTGGCGATGGCCATTGTCATGGAGCGTGCTGCAGCGATTGACAGCGGCGAGCCTTTGCCTCCGCTCGGCCGGTTGCTTTCAGGCGCACTGAAGAGCCTGATGAAAAATCCCATTGTCGTTACCATCGTACTCGCCTTTTTCTGGCGGCTGACCGGCTTTGACCTGCCGGACATCGGGCAGGATGTTCTGAACAGGATTGCTGCTACGGCGCTGCCACTTGCGCTGTTGTCTCTCGGCATGAGCCTTGTTCAATACGGCATGCGTGGCAATGTGCTTCCGGGCGTTCTGCTCAGCGTGATCAAGATCCTCATCATGCCGGGCGTGGTCTTTGCTGTCAGCGCGTTTGTCTTTCAGTTGCCTCCGCTCTGGACGGCTGTTGCAACTTTGACGGCCGGATGCCCAACGGGCATTAACGCGTATATATTCGCGAACCGATACGGAACCGGTCACGCCATGTCGGCAAATGCGATTACCATGACCACATTATGCGCCATCGTGACGACCAGCCTCTGGATCGGTTTTTTGGAAATCTGGTTCAAGTTGAGCTAGAGCTCGAGCCGCCGTCGCAATTCGGCGTGTGTCATGCCCAATTCGCGCAAAGATCTGAGGCTCGTGTCTTTGCTGGATTTCGACAATTTGCGGCCGTCGGCTCCCAAAATCAGACGATGATGACGATAGCGCGGTTGCGGCAGGTCCAGCAATTCCTGCAAGACCCGATGCACACTGGTCGCGTGATAGAGGTCCTTTCCTCGTAAAACGTCTGTAATGCCCTGGCGCGCATCGTCAACCACCACGGACAGATGATAGCTCGTCGGCGTGTCCTTGCGGGCGAGAACCACATCTCCCCAGGCCGCTGCCTCGACCGCAATCTGCTGATCGGGCTGGAACAGCGCTTTGCCCTCTGAACCGCCTTCCTGCCAGCTTAGTGGCTTGCCAATTTTCGAAAGAGCGTCTGCCATATTCAGGCGCAAAGCAAAGGGAGCGTCGCTCGAGGCCCTGGCCTTGCGTTCCCGCTCGGTCAAAACGGCATGGTCTCCCGGATAGATAGGTGCGCCGTCCGGATCACGCGGCCAGATCCTGCCGTTGGTCTCGTAGTCGGCGACAAATGTCCGGATTTCTGCGCGCGTCAGGTAGGCGGCATAAACAAGTCCGAGGTCCTGGAGCTGTTCAAGAGCTTTGCGGTAGTGCTCGAATGCCTGCGAC belongs to Roseibium porphyridii and includes:
- a CDS encoding FAD-dependent oxidoreductase, producing the protein MGDTRSPGDLSTDVLVIGGGTAGFGAAVAAGRQGLSVSLIESSNKIGGVMAFCPGMPWGAAYPCGVSIGGLMEELANRLFEMDPPAAEKRPCTLENFGHEIQYDHDIATLTMFEMLEEAGVDVHLNTTALAPRMVSQKIAAVECFNRHGGYTIVAGIVIDCSGDGDISAKAGVPYALGDRQGNMMGVTLTFQMIGVDQDAVFAEGDPYFERFAARGIAEGRLHEDLAKLYLMRGFHADTVFCNSVVIRGVDGTDAGAVNRATLEGRRRCRQLAQFLREDVPGFESARLMYLGPTVGVRETRKLEGQYRVTGDDLANATKFLDGVVCCDNPVDDVMRGNGAMTHDAVVGEGAYYTIPFRSLVPKNIENLMFAGRIVSADAVAFASVRGMPQCVAMGQAAGTAAAMALRNEQTIQEIDSDDLIAALKEQGVNGLRGERLKDNC
- a CDS encoding 4a-hydroxytetrahydrobiopterin dehydratase is translated as MVERLKPEDRAAGLQDLPGWHLCDGREAITRTFRFRDFTEAFGFMTQVALIAEKMNHHPEWSNVYRTVEITLATHDVGGLSSLDLKLAGSIDKIAGDA
- a CDS encoding low molecular weight protein-tyrosine-phosphatase: MVQSVLFVCLGNICRSPLAEGVFRSLVFDAGRSGEFEIDSAGTGAWHIGDPPDPRSIEIAAKYGVDISGQKARQVEDADFDRFDTIVAMDRSNLTKLNSWSNGGTAHIRLLLDDPVQEVPDPYCGGSDSFENVYRLIRAGGQRLLGTLTEQHS
- a CDS encoding phosphatase PAP2 family protein translates to MERDSHPNHSQKSGLRKAGNWCVAHPIALVCAYVVVVSLFFLAFPGIDLKVSNLFFFGEAGFAAQNEPFLRDVRHLGPFLVKVIAVVCVLILVIKLVVPGRPPILPLRKPVFLLTTLILGPGILVNAILKDNWGRPRPRSVEEFGGDLPFQPVWKMTDYCDKNCSFVSGEASASIWLVSVAFLVPASWRRAVLAFVLPLCLILSANRVAFGGHFFSDTLISWGLTFLLILIVYHLLYIKEPPLFTDRGLDEWFTVKGRKLQRLVRRLLVRSRRSLRGAVRIFSDR
- a CDS encoding 2-hydroxychromene-2-carboxylate isomerase, with amino-acid sequence MQSDDPADQDSSSNIVPLRQDREPVVEFWYEFASTYSYLTAMRIEALAADFGVSVAWRPFLLGPIFKKQGWNTSPFNLQPAKGRYMWCDMERQCERYGLPFQMPSPFPQNGLLAARIAFAGRDQPWIGAFSRAVYIAEFGQGLEIEDEALMADLLIEVGAPAKQALADAVSPETKIGLRAAVSEAEKLGIFGAPSFVAPNGALFWGDDRLEQALETVRASA
- a CDS encoding hybrid sensor histidine kinase/response regulator gives rise to the protein MANHDEDGAKIALLAHDLRTPLAAMRLTAEMIGEGSLDVAQAEQLSVLIRSIDALTQLTGDLLNAGEQVEETLSSHYRISEIMLEVTDLFRPVAEARSLTLDVVCEEDVRGKMIRKGGSLRRVLTSLLDNAVKYTDAGGIIVELSAMTPEETSASLGDDEYWVSLSITDTGPGIDPDERDRLFRPFVRGRHGKASAPGTGLGLWGTAELVREMKGRLRLAQPKSGGSCFEVQIPLETQDAIERLTDPAPSSGTEPVASRPGMTLHVLVVDDNETNCRLLAALLESFGMSCDIAHSGEQAIGLVQKEIYDAALLDLHMPGMSGLETAEELRNLEQGSELPLIAVTAALESIGDQRLRQAGFQEVLTKPLSPALLYKALEHANS
- a CDS encoding AEC family transporter — its product is MLAQNFAIVAPVFLLIGIGYALARFKVLAQTVSEALGQFVYVVAIPILIFRTLTNADLSAGFPFELWAAYFVGVGVAWALGTLVIRKGFGRDARAGAIGGISAAFANTVLVGLPLVAAVYGDEGLVPLLLVISVHLAIMTVAMAIVMERAAAIDSGEPLPPLGRLLSGALKSLMKNPIVVTIVLAFFWRLTGFDLPDIGQDVLNRIAATALPLALLSLGMSLVQYGMRGNVLPGVLLSVIKILIMPGVVFAVSAFVFQLPPLWTAVATLTAGCPTGINAYIFANRYGTGHAMSANAITMTTLCAIVTTSLWIGFLEIWFKLS
- the gluQRS gene encoding tRNA glutamyl-Q(34) synthetase GluQRS — its product is MSRPAFRFAPSPNGHLHLGHALSALLNVRAANALNGRFLLRLEDIDLTRCTPDLEREMLEDLDWLGVPLEEPLLRQSQAFEHYRKALEQLQDLGLVYAAYLTRAEIRTFVADYETNGRIWPRDPDGAPIYPGDHAVLTERERKARASSDAPFALRLNMADALSKIGKPLSWQEGGSEGKALFQPDQQIAVEAAAWGDVVLARKDTPTSYHLSVVVDDARQGITDVLRGKDLYHATSVHRVLQELLDLPQPRYRHHRLILGADGRKLSKSSKDTSLRSLRELGMTHAELRRRLEL